A stretch of DNA from Campylobacteraceae bacterium:
GAGTTTTCTAAAGCTATTGCTCATGATGATACAATTAAAGACAAAGACCTACCTTTACACTTGGACAGTCTTGACTTAAATAACCCAGAACAAATTATTGACTGGATAAATATAAATGCAAAAAGAGTAAAAAAATGAATGATATATTAAATGCAATAAAACAAAGTGCTATTGAAATTAAAGAATTAATTGAAGCTGGAGACACAGCAAAAAGTGAAAATCAAAATGCAACAGGAGATACTCAATTAAAACTTGATATCGCATGTGATGTTATTTTGGAAAAACTATTTGCAAAAGTACCTTCGATTAAGGCTATTGTTTCAGAAGAGCAAGAAGAAATCGTAGAACTTAATAAAGACGGTAAGTATTTGATTGCTTATGATCCTTTGGATGGTTCTTCTTTGGTTGATGTAAATTTATCGGTTGGATCTATTTTTGGAATATATGAAAATGATTTTACTGGAAACAATATTGTAGCTTCTGTATATGTAGTATTTGGACCCCGTGTTGAAATGGTAGTTGCACAAGATGATGTTAAACTATACCGTTTATTAAAAGGCAAATTTGAGTTTATTCAAAATATTGTTTTAAAAGAAAAAGGAAACTTAAATGCTCCTGGAAGTACTCAAAATTGTTGGGCTCCACACCATAAAGCTATGATAGATGATATCTTTAATGACGGTTATCGTCTTAGATATTCTGGTGGAATGGTTCCTGACTTGCACCAAATTTTATTAAAAGGTGGAGGCTTGTTTTCTTATCCAGGTACGAGTGATAAACCAAAAGGTAAATTAAGACAGTTATTTGAAGTATTTCCATTTGCATATACTTACGAAAAAGCAGGAGGCCAAGCAAGTGATGGCTTTAAAAGATTGTTAGAAGTTAAAACCACTCATATTCATGATACCTCTCCTTGTTTTTTTGGATCTAATCATGAAATAAACAGAGTTCTTAAAGTATACAAAGAACATGCATAATCCACTAGAAAAAGACGATTGGCAAGAAAAACTTGCAGAAAAAATAAAAGAACTTAAAGCATGTCAAGATGAGAAAAGTTTTAACTCCTGTCATCCTTGTGATAAGTTTTTCGAATGTGAAATACGAAGAAAATATGTAAAAGCGGTATATGAGTCTATGAATAAAGGCTCAAGCGGCGGATTTGAATTTTAAAGGTAAAAAATGAATAACGATTGTAAAAATGTATATATAACTACCCCTATTTATTATGTTAACGATGTGGCACATATTGGTCATGCTTACACAACAATAATTGCTGATATGTTAGCACGACACTCAAGATTAACTGGTTCTAATACATTTTTTTTAACAGGTACGGATGAACATGGGCAAAAAATAGCACACAGTGCAGAAGCCAGAGGCAAAACTCCTATGGAATATGCTACTGAAGTTTCTTCTAAATTTAAGAATTTATGGGATGGTTTTGACATTACTTATGATAAATTCATAAGAACTACTGATGCTGATCATAAAGCTGGTGTACAAAAAGCCTTTTTAAGCATGCATGAAAAAGGTGATATTTACAAGGGTGATTATGAAGGTTATTATTGTGTATCGTGTGAAACATTTTTTACAGACAAACAATTAATTGATGATGAATTTTGTCCTGATTGTGGAAAACCAACAACTATAGTAAAAGAAGAGAGTTATTTTTTCAAATTATCTGATTATGAA
This window harbors:
- a CDS encoding class 1 fructose-bisphosphatase, whose translation is MNDILNAIKQSAIEIKELIEAGDTAKSENQNATGDTQLKLDIACDVILEKLFAKVPSIKAIVSEEQEEIVELNKDGKYLIAYDPLDGSSLVDVNLSVGSIFGIYENDFTGNNIVASVYVVFGPRVEMVVAQDDVKLYRLLKGKFEFIQNIVLKEKGNLNAPGSTQNCWAPHHKAMIDDIFNDGYRLRYSGGMVPDLHQILLKGGGLFSYPGTSDKPKGKLRQLFEVFPFAYTYEKAGGQASDGFKRLLEVKTTHIHDTSPCFFGSNHEINRVLKVYKEHA